In a genomic window of Novosphingobium sp. KA1:
- a CDS encoding HAD-IIB family hydrolase: MKWMIAFDLDGTLAESKRPLSEDMAETLGRLLAVTDVAVISGGDWPQFEKQVASRLPAGAALDRLWLMPTTGTKLYRFINGAWRAVYVELFDDAEKATIRAAFDQALTDAGLADERIWGERIEDRGSQITFSGLGQAAPLKEKEAWDPDRKKRTALQAMLRATLPDLSINLGGTTSIDVTRAGVDKGYGLKRLSAESGVPLDGMLFIGDAIFPGGNDYPAAEIGLDTVRVRDVAETTAVVTAIIACLHR, encoded by the coding sequence ATGAAGTGGATGATCGCCTTCGACCTCGACGGCACGCTTGCCGAGAGCAAGCGGCCGCTATCAGAGGATATGGCCGAGACCCTCGGCCGATTGCTCGCCGTCACGGATGTGGCGGTGATCTCGGGCGGGGACTGGCCGCAGTTCGAAAAGCAGGTCGCCTCGCGTCTTCCTGCCGGCGCCGCGCTTGACCGTCTCTGGTTGATGCCGACCACAGGCACAAAACTCTACCGGTTCATCAATGGAGCTTGGCGCGCGGTCTATGTCGAGCTGTTCGACGACGCAGAGAAGGCGACGATCCGCGCGGCCTTCGATCAGGCCCTGACCGATGCCGGCCTCGCCGACGAACGTATCTGGGGCGAACGGATCGAGGACCGGGGTAGCCAGATCACCTTTTCGGGGCTGGGGCAGGCAGCGCCGCTAAAGGAGAAGGAAGCGTGGGATCCCGACCGAAAGAAGAGGACCGCGTTGCAGGCCATGTTGCGCGCGACGCTGCCGGACCTCTCAATCAATCTAGGTGGCACGACATCGATCGACGTGACCAGGGCAGGGGTGGACAAGGGCTATGGCCTGAAGCGCCTGAGTGCTGAAAGCGGCGTCCCGCTCGACGGGATGCTGTTCATCGGCGATGCGATCTTCCCTGGTGGGAATGACTATCCCGCCGCTGAAATTGGCCTCGATACGGTGAGAGTGCGCGACGTTGCGGAAACCACCGCCGTCGTGACTGCCATCATCGCATGTCTGCACCGGTAG
- a CDS encoding IS6-like element IS6100 family transposase, which translates to MTDFKWRHFQGDVILWAVRWYCRYPISYRDLEEMLAERGISVDHTTIYRWVQCYAPEMEKRLRWFWRRGFDPSWRLDETYVKVRGKWTYLYRAVDKRGDTIDFYLSPTRSAKAAKRFLGKALRGLKHWEKPATLNTDKAPSYGAAITELKREGKLDRETAHRQVKYLNNVIEADHGKLKILIKPVRGFKSIPTAYATIKGFEVMRALRKGQARPWCLQPGIRGEVRLVERAFGIGPSALTEAMGMLNHHFAAAA; encoded by the coding sequence ATGACGGATTTCAAGTGGCGCCATTTCCAGGGTGATGTGATCCTGTGGGCGGTGCGCTGGTATTGTCGCTATCCGATCAGCTATCGCGACCTTGAGGAAATGCTGGCGGAACGCGGCATTTCGGTCGACCATACGACGATCTATCGCTGGGTCCAGTGCTACGCCCCGGAGATGGAGAAGCGGCTGCGCTGGTTCTGGCGGCGTGGCTTTGATCCGAGCTGGCGCCTGGATGAAACCTACGTCAAGGTGCGGGGCAAGTGGACCTACCTGTACCGGGCAGTCGACAAGCGGGGCGACACGATCGATTTCTACCTGTCGCCGACCCGCAGCGCCAAGGCAGCGAAGCGGTTCCTGGGCAAGGCCCTGCGAGGCCTGAAGCACTGGGAAAAGCCTGCCACGCTCAATACCGACAAAGCGCCGAGCTATGGTGCAGCGATCACCGAATTGAAGCGCGAAGGAAAGCTGGACCGGGAGACGGCCCACCGGCAGGTGAAGTATCTCAATAACGTGATCGAGGCCGATCACGGAAAGCTCAAGATACTGATCAAGCCGGTGCGCGGTTTCAAATCGATCCCCACGGCCTATGCCACGATCAAGGGATTCGAAGTCATGCGAGCCCTGCGCAAAGGACAGGCTCGCCCCTGGTGCCTGCAGCCCGGCATCAGGGGCGAGGTGCGCCTTGTGGAGAGAGCTTTTGGCATTGGGCCCTCGGCGCTGACGGAGGCCATGGGCATGCTCAACCACCATTTCGCAGCAGCCGCCTGA
- a CDS encoding Tn3 family transposase, translating to MTERQRAELLALPGTEDEVVRHYSLDDADLAMIAKARTPATRLGYALQLCCLRFPGRYLRRGEVLPALMLDYIAEQVGVDADVIAEFARRGPTRYEQLATIKRNHGFRDLSHPLRAELGAWLNDEAVALTDGQALIERLADKMRAERIIIPGRSVIERMAASAMHQADKAFMAAIHAQLDSASRQRLDAVLAEKVHDQQSRLSWLRAPPNRVSARTLLELLDKIDAIRAFGLDTVSVPDASWAKMNQLAREGVRLTAQALQQMSPSRRMATLVATMRELEATTTDATLAMFGSLVGRANLRARKRLDETILVSADQGRERLARIAAVLEAMTRALRKGEDVEAAVTCVAGLDLIEADTQLIRRSTKPGRPDVVGELQPEYRTFKQVGSRFLASFAFEGRKATSALRTAMGILVDLGGNWRRPLPVDVPLGHIEHRWRRHLFADGKIDRTYWELATYFAVASALASGDLWVPTSRMHRALEDLIHPTAAAPAIQPSRLPDLGKPDFEQWIATKSAQLDQALLATANGLSGKDAALFTGDRLRFPKMPKDSAADDEQSRNTAMQVYRLLPTVRITDVLHQVAKWTGFIDHFTHVSTGLPPSDEKAFIASLIAEATNLGLSRMADICNVASRRALLRMQTWHMREDTFRAALATLTDAIHAEPIAAWFGEGWRASADGQHFYLGGPGESGGAVNAHYGRDPIIKIYTTITDRYAPLHQTVIAGTAGEAIHALDGILGHQSAVDVAALHVDGGGVSDIVFCVMTMLGLSFEPRIPRLSDRRLYAFEPKARYGKLASLFGHRLDENLIRSHWDDIHQVIAAMRNRVVTPSLILRKLSAYRQQNSLAAAMREIGRIERTLFTLRWFEEPELRKLVTAELNKGEARNTLARAVAFHRLGRFRDRGAENQQLRAAGLNLVSAAIILYNCKNLSRAAHALQARGQIGIDGLLGQISPLGWDHINLTGDYVFSDDTQLDRDGFLPLRIDTL from the coding sequence ATGACAGAGAGGCAGAGGGCCGAGCTTCTTGCACTGCCGGGTACCGAAGATGAGGTGGTTCGGCACTACAGCCTCGACGATGCCGATCTTGCCATGATTGCCAAGGCCCGAACGCCAGCGACCAGACTCGGCTATGCCCTGCAGCTGTGCTGCCTTCGCTTCCCAGGCCGATATTTGCGCCGGGGCGAAGTGCTGCCGGCGCTCATGCTCGACTACATCGCCGAGCAGGTCGGTGTCGATGCAGATGTCATTGCTGAATTCGCGCGGCGCGGACCGACCCGATACGAGCAGCTTGCGACCATCAAGCGAAACCATGGCTTTCGCGACCTGAGCCATCCTCTGCGCGCGGAATTGGGTGCATGGCTGAATGATGAGGCAGTGGCGCTCACCGATGGCCAGGCATTGATCGAACGTCTCGCCGACAAGATGCGCGCCGAGCGGATCATTATTCCTGGACGAAGCGTCATCGAACGGATGGCCGCATCGGCGATGCATCAGGCCGACAAGGCCTTTATGGCCGCCATTCATGCCCAGCTTGATTCCGCATCCCGGCAGAGGCTGGACGCTGTGCTTGCCGAGAAAGTCCACGACCAGCAAAGCCGGTTGAGCTGGCTGAGAGCACCGCCAAACCGCGTGAGCGCCCGCACGCTGCTCGAACTGCTCGACAAGATCGATGCGATCCGGGCCTTCGGGCTCGACACCGTTTCGGTTCCGGACGCGTCGTGGGCCAAGATGAACCAGTTGGCGCGCGAAGGCGTTCGCCTGACGGCACAGGCCCTGCAGCAGATGTCGCCATCGCGCCGCATGGCAACGCTGGTCGCGACAATGCGCGAACTGGAGGCCACTACAACCGATGCGACGCTCGCCATGTTTGGATCTTTGGTGGGGCGCGCCAATCTCCGGGCACGCAAGCGTCTCGACGAAACCATCCTTGTCTCGGCGGATCAAGGCCGCGAACGGCTCGCACGGATCGCAGCCGTGCTGGAAGCAATGACCAGGGCGCTACGTAAAGGCGAAGATGTTGAAGCCGCGGTTACCTGCGTCGCCGGGCTCGATCTGATTGAAGCCGACACACAGCTCATTCGCCGCTCGACGAAGCCTGGCCGTCCTGACGTCGTCGGCGAACTGCAACCAGAATACCGAACCTTCAAGCAGGTTGGCAGCCGTTTCCTCGCTTCGTTTGCGTTTGAAGGGCGCAAGGCGACATCTGCGCTGCGGACTGCAATGGGCATCCTCGTCGATCTTGGCGGAAATTGGCGCAGGCCGCTCCCTGTCGATGTGCCACTTGGCCACATCGAGCATCGATGGCGGCGGCATCTGTTCGCCGACGGCAAGATCGACCGCACCTACTGGGAGCTTGCCACGTATTTTGCCGTCGCAAGTGCGCTGGCATCGGGCGACCTTTGGGTGCCGACCTCGCGAATGCATCGCGCACTCGAAGACCTGATTCACCCCACTGCGGCGGCACCAGCCATACAGCCGTCACGGTTGCCCGACCTTGGCAAGCCGGATTTTGAGCAGTGGATTGCTACCAAGTCGGCGCAACTCGACCAGGCTCTTCTGGCTACAGCGAACGGCCTGTCAGGCAAGGATGCGGCGCTGTTCACCGGCGATCGACTGCGGTTCCCGAAGATGCCCAAGGATAGCGCCGCCGACGACGAGCAATCGCGCAACACCGCCATGCAGGTTTACCGCCTGTTGCCCACCGTGCGGATCACCGACGTGCTGCATCAGGTCGCCAAATGGACCGGCTTCATCGACCATTTTACACATGTCTCGACCGGGCTCCCGCCAAGCGACGAAAAGGCATTTATCGCAAGCCTGATCGCCGAGGCGACCAACCTTGGCCTCAGCCGAATGGCTGATATCTGCAATGTGGCATCGCGGCGGGCCCTGCTCAGAATGCAAACCTGGCATATGCGCGAGGACACGTTCAGGGCGGCATTGGCCACTCTGACCGATGCCATCCATGCCGAACCGATCGCCGCCTGGTTTGGCGAGGGCTGGCGGGCCTCGGCCGATGGCCAGCATTTCTATCTCGGCGGGCCAGGAGAGAGCGGCGGAGCGGTCAATGCCCACTATGGGCGCGACCCCATCATCAAGATCTACACCACCATCACCGACCGATACGCGCCACTTCATCAGACCGTGATTGCCGGAACCGCAGGCGAGGCGATCCATGCGCTCGACGGGATTCTTGGCCACCAGAGCGCTGTCGACGTTGCCGCGCTGCACGTCGATGGCGGCGGGGTATCGGATATCGTTTTTTGCGTCATGACGATGCTCGGGCTCAGCTTCGAGCCGAGAATTCCCCGTCTCTCCGATCGGAGGCTTTACGCGTTCGAACCAAAGGCTCGCTACGGCAAGTTGGCATCGCTGTTCGGGCACCGTCTCGATGAAAATCTTATCCGCAGCCATTGGGACGACATACACCAGGTCATCGCGGCGATGCGCAATCGGGTGGTGACCCCGTCGTTGATACTGCGGAAGCTGTCCGCCTATCGGCAGCAGAACAGCCTTGCTGCCGCCATGCGCGAGATCGGTCGGATTGAACGGACCCTCTTTACCTTGCGCTGGTTCGAGGAGCCCGAATTGCGCAAGCTCGTCACCGCCGAACTCAACAAGGGCGAGGCCCGCAACACCCTGGCGCGCGCCGTTGCATTTCACCGACTTGGCCGGTTTCGCGATCGTGGTGCCGAGAACCAGCAGCTTCGCGCGGCCGGGCTCAATCTCGTATCCGCTGCGATCATCCTCTATAATTGCAAAAATCTCTCCCGGGCGGCCCATGCGCTTCAAGCCCGGGGGCAGATCGGGATTGACGGGCTGTTGGGGCAAATCTCCCCGCTGGGCTGGGATCACATCAACCTGACCGGAGACTATGTGTTTTCCGACGATACCCAGCTCGACCGGGACGGATTTTTGCCACTCCGGATTGACACGCTATGA
- a CDS encoding recombinase family protein — MPPIFATEPERQLRDLAAFAERGGYEVVKAFRETASGMKANRAARNQVMKLAQARQIDAILVTELSRWGRSTQDLLDTLNRLSGWRVSVVAMSGMTFEVDTPHGRMMATLLAGIAQFERDMLSERVRSGLAAARARGRKLGRQPGERPKSDRLGPKVLALVEEGRSYRWIARDLGLSKNTVAAIVGRARADRSPAEEIAA, encoded by the coding sequence CTGCCGCCAATCTTTGCAACAGAGCCCGAGCGGCAATTGCGCGACCTTGCCGCCTTTGCCGAACGGGGCGGCTATGAAGTGGTGAAAGCGTTCCGGGAGACAGCCTCCGGCATGAAGGCGAACCGGGCGGCACGTAACCAGGTGATGAAGCTGGCGCAGGCACGCCAGATCGATGCGATCCTTGTGACCGAACTAAGCCGGTGGGGCCGCTCCACCCAGGACTTGCTCGACACACTGAACCGGTTGTCCGGGTGGCGCGTGTCCGTGGTGGCGATGAGCGGCATGACGTTCGAGGTCGACACACCGCATGGGCGGATGATGGCCACTTTGCTTGCCGGCATCGCGCAGTTCGAGCGCGACATGCTCAGCGAGCGTGTCCGTTCCGGGCTGGCTGCGGCCCGAGCGAGGGGGCGCAAGCTCGGACGGCAACCGGGAGAACGGCCCAAGTCGGATCGGCTTGGCCCCAAAGTACTCGCGCTGGTTGAAGAGGGGCGCAGCTATCGCTGGATCGCGCGGGATCTTGGCCTGAGCAAGAACACGGTCGCTGCAATCGTCGGTCGGGCAAGAGCAGATCGCTCTCCTGCCGAGGAAATAGCGGCATGA
- a CDS encoding HU family DNA-binding protein, which yields MNNNDLADKIASQTGSTKADARAVVDLVFASIADAAASGEEISLNGFGKFKVKDSPAREGRNPSTGETIQIAASKKLGFAPAKALKDKLNG from the coding sequence GTGAACAATAATGACCTGGCCGACAAGATCGCCAGCCAGACCGGCAGCACCAAGGCTGACGCCCGCGCTGTCGTCGATCTCGTCTTCGCGTCGATCGCCGATGCGGCCGCCAGCGGCGAAGAGATCAGCCTCAACGGCTTCGGCAAGTTCAAGGTGAAGGACAGCCCGGCACGCGAAGGCCGCAACCCGTCCACGGGCGAAACGATCCAGATCGCAGCGTCGAAGAAGCTGGGCTTTGCGCCCGCCAAGGCGCTCAAGGACAAGCTGAACGGCTAA
- a CDS encoding phospholipase A: MTRASILSAVSAALLIATPAMAQDGIEILISRAALREAGGNVEVDVRLLNASDTQKTVVLPDRVAATLTADDVAHAVWLERASSTPASLELAPGSFAKAAYRLASSSAGEILSVPAWNDQRIALEVAPPSTQATAQVAAQAPPLPAPPPADRTVGNAFLENLSAYEPIYAVYGPGTNSEARIQLSFKYQLFGSRAREEDHASLRDGLYFAYTQRMFWDLGAESSPFRNIDYQPELFYLSEPVAIAGKATVSGQIGLRHESNGRDGDASRSINSIYVAPMAAFPLSGGWRLTVAPRAWLFVGDRSDNPDIRRYRGNGSLFMEVGEDNGLRLSTSTRFNLSTGKGAVSADMSYPLRRILGGGPDFYLFGQSFYGYGENLLDYDRRTTRFRIGLAVVR; encoded by the coding sequence ATGACACGCGCATCGATCCTTTCGGCGGTTTCCGCCGCCCTCCTCATCGCGACGCCTGCTATGGCTCAGGATGGCATCGAGATTTTGATCAGCCGCGCCGCGCTTCGCGAAGCTGGCGGAAATGTCGAGGTCGACGTTCGGCTGCTGAACGCTTCAGACACCCAAAAAACTGTCGTTCTGCCTGATCGCGTCGCCGCCACGCTCACCGCAGACGACGTTGCGCATGCGGTCTGGCTGGAGCGCGCCTCGTCTACGCCTGCCTCCTTGGAGCTTGCACCTGGCAGCTTCGCCAAGGCGGCATACCGGCTCGCTTCGTCCAGTGCCGGCGAAATATTGTCGGTTCCCGCGTGGAACGATCAAAGGATCGCGCTCGAAGTCGCTCCGCCTTCCACGCAGGCAACGGCACAGGTGGCGGCGCAGGCGCCCCCCCTGCCCGCGCCACCGCCAGCAGACCGGACAGTCGGCAACGCCTTCCTCGAAAATTTGTCGGCCTATGAACCGATCTACGCCGTGTACGGTCCGGGCACGAACAGCGAAGCGCGCATCCAGCTGAGCTTCAAATATCAACTCTTCGGCAGCCGCGCCCGCGAAGAAGATCATGCATCCCTTCGGGACGGCCTCTACTTCGCATACACGCAGCGTATGTTCTGGGATCTGGGTGCGGAATCATCGCCCTTCCGCAACATCGACTACCAGCCCGAGCTTTTCTATCTGTCGGAGCCTGTCGCGATCGCGGGCAAGGCGACGGTAAGCGGGCAAATCGGCCTGCGCCATGAATCCAACGGCCGGGACGGCGATGCCTCGCGCAGTATCAACAGCATCTATGTCGCGCCCATGGCGGCTTTCCCGCTGAGCGGTGGCTGGCGCCTGACCGTGGCGCCACGTGCGTGGCTCTTTGTCGGCGACCGCTCCGACAATCCCGACATTCGCAGATACAGGGGCAATGGCAGCCTCTTTATGGAGGTTGGAGAGGATAATGGACTGCGCCTCTCCACCTCCACCCGTTTCAACCTGTCGACAGGCAAGGGCGCAGTCTCGGCGGACATGTCCTATCCCCTGCGACGGATATTGGGTGGCGGTCCCGACTTCTATCTCTTTGGCCAAAGCTTCTACGGCTATGGCGAGAACCTGCTCGATTATGACCGCCGCACGACCCGGTTCCGCATCGGGCTGGCCGTTGTGCGGTGA
- the fabI gene encoding enoyl-ACP reductase FabI — protein MNPIIDLRGKRGLVIGIANEHSIASGCAEAFARGGARLAATYVNGKAQDWVQPVTDRLGVEWTAPCDVREPGQMEALFAEVEKRWGGLDFLLHSIAFAPKDDLHGRVIDSSADGFAMAMDVSCHSFLRMAKLAEPLMTDGGCLLCVTFYGSERVVEHYNMMGPVKAALESATRYMAAELGPKGIRAHAISPGPISTRAASGIDRFDELLDRAAAQVPQGQLVDIADVGALAAFLVSDAAKRITGTVIPVDNGQHLHA, from the coding sequence GTGAACCCCATCATCGACCTTCGCGGAAAACGCGGCCTCGTCATTGGCATCGCCAACGAACATTCCATCGCCTCCGGCTGTGCCGAAGCGTTTGCACGCGGCGGTGCGCGGCTTGCCGCCACCTATGTGAACGGCAAGGCGCAGGATTGGGTTCAACCGGTGACGGACAGGCTGGGCGTCGAATGGACCGCGCCCTGCGATGTACGCGAACCGGGCCAGATGGAGGCACTTTTTGCGGAAGTTGAAAAACGCTGGGGTGGTCTGGACTTCCTGCTGCACTCGATCGCCTTCGCACCCAAGGATGACCTGCATGGCCGGGTGATCGACAGTTCGGCAGACGGCTTCGCCATGGCGATGGATGTATCCTGCCACAGCTTTCTGCGTATGGCGAAGCTGGCAGAGCCGTTGATGACGGACGGGGGCTGCCTGCTCTGCGTGACCTTTTACGGCTCCGAACGTGTGGTGGAGCATTATAATATGATGGGTCCGGTCAAGGCCGCGCTGGAAAGCGCAACGCGCTACATGGCTGCAGAACTCGGACCAAAGGGTATTCGTGCGCACGCCATATCGCCCGGCCCGATTTCGACGCGCGCGGCCAGCGGGATCGACCGCTTCGACGAACTGCTGGACCGCGCGGCGGCACAGGTTCCACAGGGGCAACTGGTGGATATCGCTGACGTCGGCGCGCTCGCGGCCTTCCTTGTCAGCGACGCCGCAAAGCGGATCACGGGCACCGTGATCCCGGTCGACAACGGACAGCATCTTCACGCATGA
- a CDS encoding acetate/propionate family kinase yields MKAIVSLNAGSSSIKFALFTLDDDRTPTLSAGGKIERIGISPRLTIRDAAGALLQEHDWRDEAALTHADLLAWLFAWATEHLDGREVIAIGHRVVHGGTDFSRPCLIDDAVLDELESLSALAPLHQPHNLGAIRAIAAIAPELPQVACFDTAFHHDRPPLATRFALPRALHDQGIRRYGFHGLSYEYIAHQLRKIDPAMARGRVVVAHLGNGASMCAMADGKSVDTTMGFTALDGLMMGTRCGALDPGVVLHLQTQMGMGASEVESMLYSKSGLLGVSGISSDMRELAASDRAEAADAIELFVWRAAREVAALTASLGGLDGIVFTAGIGEHQADIRSRICQRLEWLGIQINEIANAAGAPAISFDDSVVKVRVIPTDEEHMICLHTLSVLFGVQP; encoded by the coding sequence ATGAAGGCGATTGTCAGCCTCAACGCTGGCTCCTCCAGCATCAAATTCGCCCTCTTCACGCTCGATGACGACCGCACGCCCACTCTCTCGGCAGGCGGCAAGATCGAACGCATCGGTATTTCCCCGCGCCTGACGATCCGTGATGCTGCAGGAGCATTGCTGCAGGAGCATGACTGGCGGGATGAAGCCGCGCTGACGCATGCCGACCTCCTCGCCTGGCTCTTTGCCTGGGCTACAGAGCATCTCGACGGACGCGAGGTGATCGCCATCGGCCATCGCGTCGTTCATGGCGGCACAGACTTCTCACGACCGTGCCTGATTGACGATGCGGTGCTGGATGAGCTGGAAAGCCTCAGTGCGCTCGCCCCGCTCCATCAACCGCATAACCTTGGAGCGATCCGCGCCATTGCCGCCATCGCGCCCGAACTGCCACAGGTGGCCTGCTTTGACACCGCATTCCACCATGACCGCCCGCCGCTGGCCACGCGCTTTGCCCTACCGCGAGCGCTGCACGATCAGGGGATCAGGCGCTATGGGTTTCACGGCCTTTCCTACGAATATATCGCGCATCAACTGCGCAAAATCGACCCGGCCATGGCGCGCGGGCGCGTGGTCGTGGCGCATCTGGGCAATGGCGCATCGATGTGCGCCATGGCGGACGGAAAAAGCGTCGACACAACGATGGGTTTCACCGCGCTCGACGGACTGATGATGGGAACACGCTGCGGTGCGCTCGACCCCGGCGTTGTACTGCATCTCCAGACGCAGATGGGCATGGGCGCTTCGGAGGTGGAGTCCATGCTCTACAGCAAGTCGGGTCTGCTCGGCGTTTCCGGCATTTCCAGTGACATGCGGGAACTTGCAGCGAGCGACCGTGCCGAGGCTGCGGATGCAATAGAGTTGTTCGTCTGGCGTGCCGCACGAGAGGTCGCCGCCCTGACGGCCTCCCTTGGCGGCCTGGATGGCATCGTGTTTACGGCCGGTATCGGCGAGCATCAGGCCGACATACGCAGCCGTATCTGCCAGCGGCTCGAATGGCTTGGTATCCAGATCAACGAAATCGCCAACGCGGCCGGCGCTCCGGCCATCAGTTTCGATGACAGCGTTGTAAAGGTCCGCGTCATCCCTACCGACGAGGAGCATATGATCTGCCTTCACACTCTTTCCGTTCTCTTTGGAGTGCAGCCGTGA
- a CDS encoding bifunctional enoyl-CoA hydratase/phosphate acetyltransferase, translated as MDDTDTIENRTYGEIAIGDTASVTRTLSKKDIQVFALASGDVNPAHLDPEFAEGDFFRRVIAHGMWGGGLISAVLGTELPGPGTIYLSQSLRFKRPVGIGDVITASVTVREKHDDRHIILLDCRCENQHGETVIAGEAEVIAPTEKIRRPRVALPDIRLSDHDGYHRLIEAVAGNPALTAVAHPCSAAALAAAVEAAEAGLINPILVGPEARIRAAAKEAGKDISAYRLVATAHSHDSAAKAVGLIHSGEAVLLMKGSLHTDELMSAVVSRANGLRTERRISHAYVMDVPGHPEPLIITDAAINIAPNLEEKADIIRNAIDLAHVLGRKEPKVAILSAVETVNPAMPTTLDAAALCKMADRGQITGGLLDGPLAFDNAVSEAAAKEKGIVSRVAGKADILVVPDLEAGNMLAKQLTFLGGADAAGVVLGARVPIILTSRADSLRTRLASCAVAVLLSRAATKAAPGLPGTEETTEAQSGAAPA; from the coding sequence TTGGACGATACCGACACGATCGAGAACCGAACCTATGGCGAGATCGCGATAGGCGATACGGCGAGTGTGACCCGCACGCTGTCAAAGAAGGACATTCAGGTATTTGCGCTGGCCTCCGGCGACGTGAACCCTGCGCATCTTGATCCTGAATTCGCCGAAGGGGATTTCTTTCGCCGGGTCATTGCGCACGGCATGTGGGGCGGCGGCCTGATTTCCGCTGTTCTGGGCACGGAACTGCCTGGCCCCGGCACGATCTACCTCAGCCAGTCTCTCCGTTTCAAACGGCCGGTTGGCATAGGGGATGTCATAACCGCGTCGGTGACCGTCAGGGAAAAGCACGACGACAGACATATCATCCTGCTCGACTGCCGTTGCGAAAACCAGCATGGCGAAACGGTTATCGCGGGCGAAGCAGAAGTCATAGCGCCGACCGAGAAAATCCGTCGCCCGCGTGTCGCGCTTCCCGATATCCGCCTGTCCGATCATGACGGCTATCATCGCCTGATAGAAGCTGTTGCCGGCAATCCGGCACTGACGGCCGTGGCCCATCCCTGTTCGGCGGCGGCGCTCGCAGCAGCGGTGGAGGCCGCCGAAGCGGGCCTGATCAATCCTATTCTTGTCGGCCCCGAAGCGCGCATTCGCGCTGCGGCAAAGGAAGCGGGCAAGGATATTTCCGCATACCGGCTGGTGGCCACCGCCCATAGCCATGACTCCGCTGCAAAGGCGGTCGGGTTGATCCATTCGGGTGAAGCCGTCCTGCTGATGAAGGGGTCGCTCCACACCGACGAACTGATGAGCGCGGTCGTATCGCGTGCCAACGGACTTCGTACCGAACGCCGTATCAGTCACGCCTATGTCATGGATGTGCCGGGGCATCCGGAACCGCTCATCATCACCGACGCGGCCATCAACATCGCGCCGAATCTGGAGGAAAAGGCGGATATCATCCGCAACGCCATCGACCTTGCCCATGTCCTTGGTCGCAAGGAACCAAAGGTCGCGATCCTGTCGGCAGTAGAGACCGTCAACCCCGCCATGCCGACGACCCTCGATGCGGCGGCTCTTTGTAAAATGGCTGACCGCGGCCAGATCACGGGCGGGCTGCTCGATGGGCCGCTCGCGTTCGACAATGCCGTCAGCGAAGCGGCCGCAAAGGAAAAGGGCATCGTTTCGCGCGTCGCCGGGAAAGCCGATATCCTTGTCGTGCCAGACCTTGAGGCGGGCAACATGCTGGCCAAGCAGCTGACCTTTCTGGGCGGCGCGGATGCTGCGGGCGTGGTATTGGGTGCCCGCGTACCCATCATCCTCACCAGCCGGGCGGACAGTCTGCGCACGCGGCTTGCCTCCTGCGCCGTGGCGGTACTGCTCTCACGCGCAGCGACAAAGGCGGCGCCGGGATTGCCCGGCACCGAAGAGACAACCGAAGCACAGTCCGGAGCGGCACCCGCATGA